In Yersinia enterocolitica subsp. enterocolitica, one DNA window encodes the following:
- the mpaA gene encoding murein tripeptide amidase MpaA — MSQYRPRSTRGNLVTLGQHYGTSLLGAPLIYFAAANPSAQTGLIIAGTHGDESAAIVALSCALRSISPEQQRHHVILAVNPDGCQLGLRANANGVDLNRNFPAKNWQAGETVYRWNSAADARDVVLSTGECAASEPETQALCALITQLSPRWVVSFHEPLACIEDPDSSALGEQLAANFNLPLVTNVGYATPGSFGSWCADISLPCITAEFPPISADAASECYLAALIDLLTRPD; from the coding sequence ATGAGTCAATATCGCCCCCGCTCCACACGGGGAAATCTGGTTACCTTAGGGCAACACTACGGTACCTCTCTGCTGGGAGCGCCACTGATCTATTTTGCGGCCGCAAATCCATCAGCGCAAACCGGGCTAATTATCGCGGGGACTCATGGCGATGAAAGTGCGGCAATTGTAGCCCTCTCCTGCGCGTTACGTAGCATTTCCCCTGAACAGCAGCGCCACCATGTGATATTGGCAGTCAATCCTGATGGTTGCCAATTGGGGCTGCGGGCTAATGCCAATGGCGTAGATCTTAATCGTAATTTTCCGGCAAAAAACTGGCAGGCTGGCGAAACAGTATATCGCTGGAACAGTGCGGCGGATGCAAGAGATGTGGTGTTATCGACTGGAGAGTGCGCCGCCTCCGAACCCGAAACTCAAGCATTGTGTGCATTGATTACGCAGTTGTCTCCGCGCTGGGTAGTCTCTTTTCACGAACCATTAGCCTGCATTGAAGACCCTGATAGTTCAGCATTGGGGGAACAGTTGGCGGCAAACTTTAACTTACCACTGGTGACGAATGTGGGTTACGCCACTCCGGGGTCATTCGGCAGTTGGTGTGCCGACATCAGCTTACCTTGTATTACGGCGGAATTCCCCCCCATCTCTGCCGATGCAGCCAGTGAATGTTATCTGGCTGCCCTGATAGACTTACTCACCAGACCGGATTAA
- the tpx gene encoding thiol peroxidase: MTQTVHFQGNPVTVAGQLPQPGDKAKDFTLVAKDLSDVALSSFVGKRKVLNIFPSIDTGVCAASVRKFNQLAGELENTVVLCISSDLPFAQSRFCGAEGLSNVTTLSTLRGADFKQAYGVAITEGPLAGLTARAVVILDGQDNVIYSELVNEITTEPDYDAALAALK, from the coding sequence ATGACACAGACAGTACATTTCCAAGGCAATCCAGTGACCGTTGCAGGTCAACTACCGCAACCCGGCGATAAAGCTAAAGATTTTACTTTGGTTGCGAAAGATTTATCTGATGTTGCTCTGAGCAGCTTCGTGGGCAAACGTAAGGTTCTGAATATTTTCCCGAGTATTGATACCGGTGTTTGTGCCGCATCTGTACGCAAATTCAATCAATTGGCTGGCGAACTTGAGAACACCGTTGTTCTTTGTATCTCCTCTGACCTGCCATTTGCTCAATCACGTTTTTGCGGTGCTGAAGGCCTGAGCAACGTGACGACGCTGTCAACCTTGCGTGGCGCAGATTTCAAACAAGCTTACGGTGTGGCAATTACTGAAGGCCCATTGGCAGGCTTGACCGCTCGTGCTGTCGTGATTCTGGATGGTCAGGACAATGTTATCTACAGTGAGTTGGTTAACGAAATCACCACTGAACCAGACTATGATGCTGCACTGGCAGCACTGAAGTAA
- the ycjG gene encoding L-Ala-D/L-Glu epimerase, which yields MRTLRCYPESWPLHSAFVISRGSRTEAKVVVVEIEEAGIHAFGECTPYPHYGESESSVMAQLALVASAVEQGVSREGLQQLLPAGAARNAVDCALWQLESWQKQQSLWQLTQTAPVAHISMAQTVSIGTPEAMAYSASALVHQGANLLKIKLDDHLIAERLVAIRSAAPEVTLIVDANESWQPEGLAARCQLLADLGVAMLEQPLPAGNDDSLQNFIHPLPICADESCHTRADLAGLVGRYDMVNIKLDKSGGLTEALLLAEQAKSLGFAIMLGCMLCTSRAIRAALPLAPGARFVDLDGPTWLQHDVDDGLHFSTGAIDLSA from the coding sequence ATGAGAACCCTGCGTTGCTATCCCGAGTCCTGGCCTCTACATTCCGCATTTGTGATTTCCCGCGGAAGCCGTACCGAAGCAAAAGTTGTGGTTGTCGAGATTGAGGAAGCGGGCATTCATGCTTTTGGTGAATGTACTCCATATCCACATTATGGAGAAAGTGAATCTTCTGTGATGGCACAGTTAGCCCTGGTGGCCAGCGCCGTTGAGCAGGGTGTTTCGCGTGAGGGTTTACAACAGTTATTGCCTGCTGGGGCGGCGAGGAATGCGGTCGATTGTGCGTTATGGCAGTTGGAGAGTTGGCAAAAACAACAGAGTTTATGGCAGTTGACTCAGACTGCACCGGTCGCCCATATCTCTATGGCCCAGACTGTCAGTATCGGGACTCCGGAAGCGATGGCGTACAGTGCGAGCGCATTGGTACATCAAGGCGCTAACTTATTGAAAATAAAACTGGATGACCACCTGATTGCTGAGCGTTTGGTGGCAATCCGCAGCGCGGCACCAGAAGTGACATTAATTGTAGATGCCAATGAATCCTGGCAGCCTGAGGGTTTAGCCGCGCGTTGCCAGTTACTGGCAGATTTAGGGGTGGCTATGTTGGAGCAGCCATTACCCGCTGGAAATGATGATTCCTTGCAGAACTTTATTCACCCACTGCCTATTTGTGCCGATGAGAGTTGCCATACTCGCGCTGATTTGGCAGGATTGGTTGGCCGTTATGACATGGTCAACATTAAACTGGATAAAAGCGGTGGGTTAACCGAAGCATTGCTATTGGCCGAACAGGCAAAATCGCTCGGATTTGCCATTATGCTTGGCTGTATGTTGTGTACATCTCGCGCAATACGTGCTGCATTGCCACTGGCTCCAGGTGCCCGCTTTGTTGATCTGGATGGCCCTACGTGGTTGCAACACGATGTCGATGATGGGTTACATTTTTCGACCGGTGCTATTGATTTATCGGCTTAA